In Paenibacillus dendritiformis, the DNA window TTAATTAACTCCTTAGAATCACACAAGGCGAGGCAGATAATTACAAAAATATACGTCGAAAATAAAAGTGAAAAAGAAACCGCTTACGAAATGAATATCACGCAGCAGGGGGTGAATAAATGGAAACAAAAGTCTCTCAAACTTCTATCTCAAAACTCGAATTTATGGAGTTGATTAAAAAAGCGAGGGAGAGTGACCAGAATGCCATGATGGAAATCATTAAGCTATATGAAAGTGAGATGATCTATCTTAGTAGGTATATAAAAATGCCAAAGGAAGATGCGCTTCAAGCTATGATACTAGGACTTATAGAGCTAATTAAAAGGGGAGATGAAAAAATATAAAGCTGTCCCCAAAAAATTATCAAGGATGACATAGTTCACTTTAGGTCAACCCAAGACCCGGGTTGGCCCATTTTTTGTTATAAAGAACTTACGAATCAAGATTACGTATGGAATTAAAAAATTAGTAGTTGTTATAAATCAATTTAAAACTCCTCAATTAGTAAGAGGATAGTTTGGCAGTGCTCGATAAATTCTGAGGATGAATTTTGACCACTGATCCTCCCGATTACCTCTAAAACAAAATTAAAGGAGAGAGTTACATGCCAGAAAGACATGGAGCAATGCGGTTGTAGAAGCAGGGTGAAGGGAAAAAATTCATCGATGAAGCAAATTTTCTTGACACAATAATATCAAATTGGAGGGATTTCACTATGTATTCACCTATGTATTCTGGAGGTAGAGAATATCCGGAAGAAGTCGAACTGAAGTATAATGATATTGTACAACTCTTGAAAGCACAAGAAACCATTTACAGTGAAGGATTTAAAAATGATGTAGATACTAATGACCTGTCTTGGCGACTGGGTGGTTATGCTACAGCTATGGGATTTCTGGCTATGGCGAGAAATTACACTGCTTTGGGGTGGGCAACAACAATTGTCGCTGTACTCACTGAAATGACGTTCAATGGAAGAACCGTACTTAGGAAGTATCTTGATAACGGAAACACGTACTTGATCAACCTTCTCAATTTCATGGATAATAATAAAGAATATGATATCATCAGAGTAAAACTTCCATTTCTTCAGTACTACCATGTTGATGGTGATATTCGATTCGTTATTGGCGAGGGCCAAATCACTGGGGTTCATTATCGCCGTGGTGGCTGGTCTACTGATCAATAATCTAGGTAGAAAAGTAAGAGATAACTGTATGTTATCTCTTACTTTCTTCTATTTCCTTTAAAAATTGGTCTAGGAATTTTAATTTATCAAACACGAATTCATTTGTAATTTTGTATTCTTGAGTTTTATCTTTGGATTTTTCATAATCATATAGTAAAATTTCCCCCTTCTCAGAAATAAAAAATCCCAATAACACTCCGTTTTCCCCCTTAATCGTAAGGTGATATCTTGGAAACTCAGGGAAAACAAGACCAGAACTGCCCTTTTGTACTTTCATTTCAGGAAGTGATTTCATTACTAATTCAATTTCTTTTTTATCTTTTACACTTCCAATACTATAGTGTTGTATCTCTTTCGATTTTAGTATATAGATAGAGTCAATTTCTGTTCCATCAATGTGCTCCGTAATCAAATCATTAAATGAGAAGGTTCTAGTCTGATCGTAAAATCTGGTCCCATACACACAAAACCATAATATAATTGCAATATAGATGATAGGCCTCTTATATTTTGACATTCTGTTCCCTCCTTACTTATTTGCAAATAATACACTCCCTACATTTTACCAGGAAATATCAATTGTAGAACCACCCTGAATCCGCTTCCCGGCATGCTTCGACCCACGGTCACTTACCCGGATGTGGTCTATGCGTATCTGGGGATACTTTGCCAGGGAAAAGCGACTTTGATCAGATCGAACCTT includes these proteins:
- a CDS encoding helix-turn-helix domain-containing protein, which produces METKVSQTSISKLEFMELIKKARESDQNAMMEIIKLYESEMIYLSRYIKMPKEDALQAMILGLIELIKRGDEKI